In Saimiri boliviensis isolate mSaiBol1 chromosome 12, mSaiBol1.pri, whole genome shotgun sequence, one genomic interval encodes:
- the BORCS7 gene encoding BLOC-1-related complex subunit 7, translating into MATGTPDSQARFGQSVKGLLTEKVTTCGTDVIALTKQVLKGSRSSELLGQAARNMVLQEDAILHSEDSLRKMAIITTHLQYQQEAIQKNVEQSSDLQDQLNHLLK; encoded by the exons ATGGCGACTGGAACGCCAGATTCTCAAGCGCGGTTCGGTCAGTCGGTGAAGGGGCTTCTCACAGAGAAGGTGACCACCTGTGGTACTGACGTAATCGCGCTCACCAAGCAGGTGCTGAAGGGCTCCCGGAGCTCTGAG cTGCTAGGCCAGGCAGCTCGAAACATGGTACTACAGGAAGATGCCATCTTGCACTCAGAAGAT AGTTTAAGGAAGATGGCAATCATAACAACACATCTTCAATACCA GCAAGAAGCTATTCAGAAGAA TGTTGAACAGTCATCAGATCTACAGGACCAGTTGAATCATCTGTTGAAATAG